The genomic region GAGgtccaaaacaaaacccatcctTTGGGCCAGGAGTGACCAGATCCTGGCAGCCATCTTGACATTCATCTCAGGACACATGGCATTTCCAGAAGATTTTATCTGAAGTTTTGAATGgagctgttgaaaaaaaaaaacaaaaaaccgactggattaaaataaaaaaaaaagcaacagagtttttttttatgaacttGAAAGTCATTCAGCTTCTTGCTGGAAAGCCAAAGGAGAGACCAGCACACTCCGAAGTAGAGCAGTTCCTTGGAGTTCTCTCACATGGAAAATCAAATGAGGCTGAAGCCAATGGTGACCCTTTTTCCCACCCTGACTCATCCCTCTGGAGGTAAAGAAAcccataaaacatttttcatagGACAAAATCTtgatacattttttcttcagataatACGACCGAAATACTTAGAAGAGATGAGATTGTTATACTGTTAGGATCTTTGGGAGTTAGCTTGAGGGcagatctttctttttttcttcctggaaatcTTCCTAGCATAGAGGCTGCTAGTTTGGCTTCTCTTatctataaaacaaaaaaaactttgaaaccCCAAATTATTTTACTCCTCAGGACCCAAGTGGCTGTGGTTCCTTGGTTTCTCAAGAACCCTGCATGGGCTCCTCTACAGCCTATATACCAATAATCCCATACTCCCCAAACTCACCAGCCAAGTTCCCAAAATCATGTCCCAAACACCGCACGTGGATTACGTTTTCCGCCATTTAATATTCAGTCCTCCTGGGCTTCCATGCAAAGGGGACATACAAGGGTTGCAGAATTAAAGCCTAAAAGGCTCCCAGGGGCAGTCAGGACAGTCCCTAGAAACACTGTCTTTTAGCTTAGAGAAATTTCAGGATTTGGGATGCAGAGAAGAAGTTTAACTTTCTACAGTCCAGGAAAGATTGAATATACATACTAACAACCCCCAGCAAAAGTATCTTAAAAagcaacagttttaaaataaataaataaatatctacAAATAATAGGCATTCTAGGAAAATTTAtgcttccaaaagaaaaatttaaagaatataaatatacaatTCTAGTAATCCAAGCAGCATTACTTCTCTTCCCAGGTTTTCCCAAGCTGTCTAACCATCATGTAGTCTCTTAAATATGTTTTGTAACTGTTTACACTCATGAAATCCCACATAAATTTTTggtattattaattatttatactAGTAAATTTGAGGTTGGAATCACCAGATATTACTGGGCACAGTCCCAGAAAGCACTAATTCTGTGCCTTCCATTTTGGAAGTGTCACAGTGTCAAGTCAAACCCACTTTGACTTTAGGGTATGAAAGTTTTGCCCTGGTTCATGATCATAAGGTTTACTTATTTGGGAACATGCAGAACAAGTGTGGATGAAAATATGCTTAGTCCACAAGGCTTTTTCCTTGAAACTCATTTCTCTCTCACTTCTTCCTTTGGATAAAGCTAGCAGCTGCCAGGGTGGAGTTTCCTATCGAAGtcttttcaataaataaatctcatttCTTCCTAGAAGTTCATCTCCAAAGCTGGCAGAGCTTTGAAGCATATTTTGCAAGAATATGTGTGTTTCTAATGTGTCAGGTAGATTTAGGTCTAAACCTAATTTCACAGAATAGTCAACAGTTTAATACCTCATAGCCTTTGATAGCCATGAATCTTTCCCACTTCTGTAATTTTCAGGTGATTGGAGAAGCCTGGAGATCTGAATATTGAAACCAGCTGTGCTAAGCTGAGATAAAATGTTATGTTTCCTACACATCCCACACCAAGGGGTCTCTGAGTTGCTGTGGCTCCTGACCAGCCTGGAGCAGTATTTAATTCCTGGGCAAGTCAACACTGGTTCTTCTTGGCCTGGGGACAGGCTCTGTGAGGTGCCCTGGTGCTGGTAACAACCAAGTCATGTTCCTTCCTCATTGGACTGGGAGGTGCTCAGCAAACTATGCACAAGGTCAGGCCACATCTTGATTTCAAATGAGTTAtgaacagtaaaataaaattgttctaGGTGACAAAAGTTAAGTTTAATTCCAAACACAGTGTTTCttttgttatcttttttttatttaccacCTGGAGCCTCTCTTCAACTTTGGTTTCTTCAGCTTTCTAGAACTACCTGAATCACTCCCAGCAGCAGTAAGGGCATGAAAGGGAATTCAAAAAATATAAGTAAAGTCCAAGTCACATGCTCCCTTATACAAGAGCAGTCTACATCAGGACTTGAGGGTAGCTGGATAGACAAGATGTGATTTACAGGCTTTTTCTGACACTTAAGTCATGCCCTAACTTTGCTTTTAAGATTAAATAGTTTATTTTGAAACTATGAGTTTTGTTTCCCCAACTCAGGAAAAATGTTATagatttcaattttaaaaagtgcatctccctctgcttcctGAACATCATGCCATCTTAAGATGTCTTAAGACTGTAAACTGAAATTTGCCAGTGACCTCTAAAAGAAGCCACTTGTAGGCTGTGGAACAAAAACATTGTAGATCCTTCCAAACTgtgactgcatttttttctgtaatccCCACCAGATTCAATGGTAAACTCAGCTTTTTTATGGATAACTGCACACTGCACACACCCCCAAAATACTTTGACTCATGAGATGATAGTATCAAACCAGCAATTTATTGTGTAGTAAACACCCACATCCTGAACCTTCTCTGATCTCTGCTACATCAGCTCAGCTCTAATTAACACAGTGCAGGAATCCACAGCTACGTGGgggaagcagcaggcaggatAACATAAAGGGACACAAGCAACTGAATATATTTCAGAGCTATTGcattttgggggggtgggaaggggataCCCTGGGCTCCAGGCCCCAGGGTGGGGCCAGGACATCCTTTACTTAGTTCTCCTCCTCCCAAAATAGTGCTTGTAAGCAGCAGCATAGCCATGGCGAAAAGCGTACAGCTCGCAGGGGTAGTAGTCCTCACAGATCTCCCTCTGACGTTCCTGGGGTCCCTTAGTACGCTCCCTGATCCTGCAACAGTAAGACAGATGAGTGGTAAGTGCTTAACTATCTGCCTACAGCCCTTTCCTTCCCCATAATTCCCACCAGGATTAAGAGTCCATCACTGGATTCTATCACCCAGCTACCAGATGTTAGCATGCCAGCTTCTGTGTTCACAACATGCCAGGGAGTGATGTGACTACAACAGCAGCACTTTGCCTCCCCAGGAAACCTTTTATTTCAGGGTTAAATAGGGTGGTGGGGAGAGAAGCTGATGAAGACTCCTCCCTCTGTAGGCCGCCTAACTTCTGCCTTCATTCTTCTGCTCTAATCCAAAGCCAGGCGTGGAAAAAAGACCTGAAACTTCCTGCCAGGGACCTGAAACTTCCAGGGACCACCTGGTATCGAAGAGGTCTTCCTTGACATCTCTCTGGGATGTCAAGGATTTTTGTGCTTCTGCCTTTATTTCCACAAGGCCTGCATGAGGCAGGAAACTGcctttatctgtatttttttatttattgatgaGGCAAGGAGGCCTTCAGATGGCCCTTTGATTTAGAAAAGGTCATGCAAATTCTGCAGGAGAGCTGAGGACTTGAACAGGATCTCAAATTGAGATTCCTTTCTGGCCACCCCACACTGATTCCTTCCCCTCCTATTGTTTTCTTCAGACAAATGAAGCAGAGCCCTCCAAAAGCAAGGGCTTGCTCTCTGCCAAGCTCTGATTTCTCACAGGGTTGGGGACGTCAAGGAAACCTCACTAAAAGGGGGGCTGAGACTTCTCAGAAGTCACCATGGTTTTCCCCCCTGGTGCCTACCTGTGACTGGTAAGGAGACCCCTTTCCCCACTCCCATCCTCAGTGTCCTGGGGCCATAACTTACCTTTCCCGAGTGACAGCTTCCAGTCTTGTGTCAGCCTGTATGAAGTCACTGGCCCTTCGCCTGTTGATGAAGGGATCTGAGAAAGCAAGGGGTTGTTCAGAGTAGATAGACACTTTTTTAAGGCCATATTTCATCAAAATCTACCTTCCACTTTTATAACAGCCACCTTGTACACCCTCCCAGGCACAGTGAAACCAAGGACCTTTCAATATTCCCTGCTGTCCACCCCACTGGCTAATGCACAAGCTCTCCCTCAGGCTTGAGTAGTCAGTATGGAAGTGCACATGCTCCTCTAGCTCTCCTGTTACTCAAGACACCTAGGGTAAAGCTACTGTGATTTTGCTATAGCCCCTCTGAGTGAGTGGAGCTTCGTCAAGACATAGGTGCCAAGATGTGCAGACCATGGGAGGTCTGGGCACGCTCAGTAGAATTACTAGAATTATGAAATTATAAGTAAAAATAGGAAGGGACTGAGAGTAAGTTCTTCTGCCTCCAAGGTTAGGTCCCATTTTGAGAAACATCAGTCTTATTGCAGAGTTCAGGAGTCTGTGGATATCTTTGGCATTGGCTCCCACATATGTCTTTGTGCTTCTGTCCAGCTGTTTTGTTAAGTCTTTCTCCCAGATGGtctaatttctttttagtttcaAACTACCTGTTCCATAACCTCTCCAGATTATTGCTTGTTCCATGGTGAGACTCTATACTCTTTCATGATTCTCCTATGACACTATCTCTCTCTTCCAGACTAAGAATCCCTTCTGCCCACacatcccatttttttcttccaaggtGCTGGGAGTAAGGTTCCTCCTGTCCTTGGGGAAGAGCAGATCATGTCACTAGCTTCTGCAGTACTTCTTCCTGTGCTCAAGACAGAGGTTTTTGAGCAATGTCCTTTTCTACCATCACTTAACCCATTTTAACTGAATGCAACAAGGATCCAAGTTCATGattctttgttttccaagtCTCATTATATTATTTGCAAAACAATTTGGTATGCACTTGTGCCCAGACATGTGAAGTCTTTTTCTTAAACTCTCTTCCTATTCATCCTGCATCAcccaaaaaaattaatttcccagGCAGAGTGGCCTATTTAATCTCCACAGTAAAGTACAAGGAAATGGTCTTGGAGATGTCTGCATCACACTTCAAGAAAAGAGTAAAGAAGTCTCTTACTGAGATACTCATGGGATTCCATGCTCTCATGGGActctgaggaaagaaagagtAAGACATGTGGTAAGACACTGCATTGATGTGATTCACAGTCTTTCACACACCACAGATCAATATAATATGCACACAGAAATCAGAGAAACCAGGTTTT from Heliangelus exortis chromosome 1, bHelExo1.hap1, whole genome shotgun sequence harbors:
- the MGP gene encoding matrix Gla protein, which encodes MRTLIILTLLAVLVVAATCYESHESMESHEYLNPFINRRRASDFIQADTRLEAVTRERIRERTKGPQERQREICEDYYPCELYAFRHGYAAAYKHYFGRRRTK